One genomic region from Haloprofundus salinisoli encodes:
- a CDS encoding MFS transporter, which produces MVSVPGQSLALLKNREFAALAGTAFARSQAYSTVIIALALYAELYDTTGVVEGLFGTAFAFVQLLIVLPLGRKIDTGNAKHYLLAGLALNVVVFGAFVLVDNAVHVILVRMLQGIGASLLWITGSTVVGEISPDDESGRWLGSYNQVAALSSLFGDVVGGYLLYTRGFSDTYLVLSAVTIAAFVLVFFNLRSNPGGRKDPEDATSVETFGALLNRPLIRALVFFRLSFSVGKMAVIIFLPIFAIREFGISEFAVGWILAGGKLTKSMSQGYVGDLTDRIGRKPYFVAAGALVYGLGTAFIPFALVAEGTLEPMSVETFEGTLTLGGAFFSLFAAYAILGVADSLRLPASMALFVEEGERFDSVASSMSLRSISWKIGQVAGPVMVGFVKDFVSTTAAFLFAAGFIVFATGVFVLTYRRMKPTETVSAVPGD; this is translated from the coding sequence GTGGTTTCGGTTCCGGGCCAGTCGCTGGCGCTGCTCAAAAACCGGGAGTTCGCCGCCCTCGCCGGAACGGCGTTCGCCCGTAGTCAGGCGTACTCGACGGTCATCATCGCGCTGGCGCTGTACGCCGAGCTGTACGACACGACCGGAGTCGTCGAGGGGCTGTTCGGGACCGCCTTTGCGTTCGTCCAACTGCTCATCGTCCTCCCACTGGGCCGGAAAATCGACACCGGGAACGCGAAACACTACTTACTCGCCGGACTGGCGCTGAACGTCGTCGTCTTCGGGGCGTTCGTGCTCGTCGACAACGCCGTCCACGTCATCCTCGTTCGGATGCTACAGGGAATCGGCGCGAGTCTGCTCTGGATTACGGGGTCGACGGTCGTCGGCGAGATAAGCCCCGACGACGAGAGCGGTCGGTGGCTCGGGTCGTACAACCAGGTCGCGGCGCTCTCCAGTCTGTTCGGCGACGTCGTCGGCGGCTATCTGCTGTACACGCGCGGGTTCAGCGACACGTATCTCGTGTTGAGCGCGGTGACCATCGCCGCGTTCGTGCTCGTGTTCTTCAACCTCCGGTCGAACCCCGGCGGCCGGAAAGACCCCGAGGACGCGACGAGCGTTGAGACGTTCGGTGCTCTGCTGAACCGACCGCTGATTCGGGCGCTCGTCTTCTTCCGGCTCTCGTTCAGCGTCGGCAAGATGGCGGTCATCATCTTTCTTCCCATCTTCGCGATCCGCGAGTTCGGTATCTCGGAGTTCGCCGTCGGGTGGATTCTCGCGGGCGGCAAGCTCACCAAGTCGATGTCGCAAGGCTACGTCGGCGACCTGACCGACCGTATCGGCCGCAAACCGTACTTCGTCGCGGCGGGAGCGCTCGTCTACGGTCTCGGAACGGCGTTCATCCCGTTTGCACTCGTCGCCGAGGGGACGCTCGAACCGATGTCCGTGGAGACGTTCGAGGGAACCCTGACGCTCGGCGGCGCGTTCTTCTCGCTGTTCGCAGCCTACGCGATACTCGGCGTCGCCGACAGTCTCCGCCTGCCGGCGAGCATGGCGCTCTTCGTCGAGGAAGGCGAACGGTTCGACTCCGTCGCCAGCAGCATGTCGCTTCGCTCTATCTCGTGGAAAATCGGACAGGTCGCGGGTCCGGTGATGGTCGGGTTCGTCAAGGATTTCGTCTCTACGACGGCGGCGTTTCTGTTCGCCGCCGGGTTCATCGTCTTTGCGACGGGCGTGTTCGTTCTCACGTACCGTCGGATGAAGCCGACCGAGACGGTGAGCGCCGTTCCCGGTGACTGA
- a CDS encoding twin-arginine translocase TatA/TatE family subunit, whose amino-acid sequence MAFVLFGGLPGGPELLIILLIIVLLFGANKLPELARSTGQAMGEFQRGREEIERELHQSSAASTTPTATGGPAASSAESERDDVETEAEADSEAEPDSDTDSRPTN is encoded by the coding sequence ATGGCGTTTGTACTCTTCGGTGGGTTGCCGGGCGGTCCCGAGTTGCTCATCATCCTCCTCATCATCGTCCTGCTGTTCGGGGCGAACAAACTCCCGGAGCTCGCGCGCTCGACCGGTCAAGCGATGGGCGAGTTCCAACGCGGGCGCGAAGAGATCGAACGGGAACTCCACCAATCGTCGGCAGCGTCGACTACGCCCACCGCGACGGGAGGGCCGGCCGCGTCCTCCGCGGAGTCCGAACGCGACGACGTCGAAACGGAAGCCGAGGCCGATTCGGAAGCCGAGCCCGACTCCGACACCGATTCCCGTCCGACGAACTGA
- a CDS encoding PQQ-binding-like beta-propeller repeat protein, with protein MSHPELSRRRFLAASGTVGIGGPFALSRPSRVSAREAAHSEGDGEFTQQVGTQLQPGAWPMFQSDAANTGYQMDGIGPSEGVTVRWQFTPGSRQIFGQDVSGILSSPAVVDDTIYIGANDGQLYAKDAESGDQRWQFESGKVLARSPAVVDGTVYAGASTGKQPIYAIDAEDGSQQWSFETINTLGRATKGRSPSSPTVVDGTVYVGSAETSIVDSRGAVYALDAETGDMEWAARVDGYVDGTPAVDETSVYVGGSTGSVYAFDIDTGEIQWQFDTEDVVRSSPSVADGTVFVGSNDTNVYAIDAETGDQRWQHVTRRGVQSSPSVADGVVYVGSDDGGLYALDVMTGRRRWRYPTGGFVRSSPTVVGDTVYVGSSSESVHAVDADSGERRWRFETDGNVLSSPVAVDGSLYVAALGGSVYALSGTSPSSSVS; from the coding sequence GTGTCGCACCCAGAGCTATCCCGTCGACGGTTTCTCGCCGCCAGCGGTACAGTCGGTATCGGTGGTCCGTTCGCCCTCTCTCGGCCCTCACGCGTCTCCGCCCGCGAAGCCGCCCACTCAGAGGGTGACGGCGAGTTCACGCAGCAGGTGGGAACACAGCTACAACCCGGCGCGTGGCCGATGTTTCAGAGCGACGCCGCGAACACCGGCTACCAGATGGACGGCATCGGACCGTCCGAAGGAGTGACCGTCCGCTGGCAGTTCACACCCGGGTCGAGACAGATTTTCGGACAGGACGTCAGCGGGATTCTGTCGAGTCCGGCCGTCGTCGACGACACCATCTACATCGGTGCCAACGACGGACAACTGTACGCGAAAGACGCCGAGAGCGGCGACCAGCGCTGGCAGTTCGAGTCCGGAAAGGTCCTCGCTCGGAGTCCGGCCGTCGTCGACGGCACCGTCTACGCGGGCGCGTCGACGGGGAAGCAGCCGATATACGCGATAGACGCCGAGGACGGGAGCCAACAGTGGTCGTTCGAGACGATAAACACCCTCGGACGGGCGACCAAAGGTCGGTCGCCGAGCAGTCCGACCGTCGTCGACGGCACCGTCTACGTCGGCAGTGCCGAGACGTCCATCGTCGACTCGCGGGGAGCGGTGTACGCGCTCGACGCCGAAACCGGTGACATGGAGTGGGCCGCCCGAGTCGACGGGTACGTCGACGGAACGCCCGCCGTCGACGAGACGTCCGTCTACGTCGGCGGGTCGACGGGGTCCGTGTACGCGTTCGACATCGACACCGGCGAGATCCAGTGGCAGTTCGACACCGAAGACGTCGTTCGGAGCAGTCCGAGCGTCGCCGACGGCACCGTCTTCGTCGGCAGCAACGACACCAACGTCTACGCGATCGACGCCGAGACCGGCGACCAGCGCTGGCAGCACGTCACCCGGAGAGGCGTACAGAGCAGTCCGAGCGTCGCCGACGGCGTCGTCTACGTCGGCAGCGACGACGGCGGCCTGTACGCGCTCGACGTGATGACCGGGCGGAGGCGCTGGCGGTACCCGACCGGCGGGTTCGTCAGAAGCAGCCCGACCGTCGTCGGCGACACCGTCTACGTCGGTAGTTCGAGTGAGAGCGTCCACGCCGTCGACGCCGACAGCGGCGAGCGACGCTGGCGCTTCGAGACGGACGGCAACGTGCTCAGTAGCCCCGTCGCCGTCGACGGAAGCCTCTACGTCGCGGCGCTCGGCGGGTCGGTGTACGCACTCTCGGGAACGTCTCCCTCGTCGTCGGTGTCGTAA
- a CDS encoding methylated-DNA--[protein]-cysteine S-methyltransferase, translating to MDVELFGTTVALDETVVSISPDELRRQVAAYESGDRRTFDLELPRLAGFTGAVMRAMAEIPYGETRTYGQLAAELDSAAVAVGQACGRNPLPIVVPCHRVVGADTLGGYSAGGEQGLRLKRRLLVHERTNW from the coding sequence ATGGACGTAGAACTGTTCGGAACCACCGTCGCGCTGGACGAGACGGTCGTTTCGATTTCACCGGACGAACTCCGCCGACAGGTCGCCGCCTACGAATCCGGTGACCGACGGACGTTCGACCTCGAACTGCCGCGACTCGCCGGTTTTACCGGCGCGGTGATGCGAGCGATGGCCGAGATTCCGTACGGAGAGACACGCACCTACGGGCAGCTCGCGGCGGAGCTCGACAGCGCGGCTGTCGCCGTCGGCCAAGCGTGCGGACGGAATCCGCTCCCTATCGTCGTACCGTGTCATCGCGTCGTCGGCGCGGACACGCTCGGCGGCTACTCCGCCGGTGGCGAACAGGGACTCCGACTGAAACGTCGCCTCCTCGTCCACGAGCGGACAAACTGGTGA
- a CDS encoding glutamate-cysteine ligase family protein — translation MQQSIEVEYWTVDRNGELTTPGPLTDVSEYVEEEFVEPLIELKTPPCETYADLRATFVDQLDELLERADELDKALVPLGTPLDGDSIERLPSERGWVQKRVMGENFDYAKHCAGTHLHFEKRNVTDQLNVLIGLDPALALLNSSSYYRGERVADSARAYLYRKKSYEQFPKHGQLWDYVETVGQWERRLERRFDEFKAAALRAGVEAKTVEENFSHDTVVWTPVRLRDAMPTVEWRSPDATLPSQILRLAEETGDVMERLHHTNVRIDGSSGSVADDGIVLPEIETVRDYTDEAIHDGLDSPDVAGYLQRMGFDVGGYAPLSRKIGQRESISPAEARELRLRYGELLKRDVNDLLEDQRRSGR, via the coding sequence ATGCAACAAAGCATCGAGGTAGAGTACTGGACGGTCGACCGAAACGGCGAGCTCACGACGCCCGGCCCGCTCACCGACGTCTCCGAGTACGTCGAAGAGGAGTTTGTCGAGCCGCTCATAGAGCTGAAAACACCGCCGTGCGAGACGTACGCCGACCTCCGAGCGACGTTCGTCGACCAACTGGACGAACTCCTCGAGAGAGCCGACGAACTCGACAAGGCGCTCGTCCCGCTCGGGACCCCGTTAGACGGCGACTCCATCGAGCGGCTGCCCAGCGAGCGCGGATGGGTACAGAAGCGCGTCATGGGCGAGAACTTCGACTACGCGAAACACTGCGCCGGCACCCACCTTCACTTCGAAAAGCGGAACGTCACGGACCAACTCAACGTGCTCATCGGCCTCGATCCGGCGCTCGCGCTGCTCAACTCGTCGTCGTACTATCGGGGCGAACGCGTCGCCGACAGCGCCCGCGCCTACCTCTACCGAAAGAAGAGCTACGAGCAGTTCCCGAAACACGGTCAGCTCTGGGACTACGTCGAGACGGTCGGCCAGTGGGAACGGCGTCTCGAACGGCGGTTCGACGAGTTCAAAGCGGCGGCGCTCAGAGCGGGCGTCGAGGCGAAAACCGTCGAAGAGAACTTCTCGCACGACACCGTCGTGTGGACGCCGGTGCGATTGCGCGACGCGATGCCGACCGTCGAGTGGCGTTCGCCCGACGCGACGCTCCCGAGCCAGATTCTCCGTCTGGCCGAGGAGACCGGCGACGTGATGGAGCGGCTTCACCACACTAACGTCCGCATCGACGGGAGCTCGGGTTCGGTAGCGGACGACGGCATCGTACTTCCCGAAATCGAGACCGTTCGCGACTACACCGACGAAGCCATACACGACGGTCTCGACTCGCCCGACGTCGCCGGCTATCTCCAGCGGATGGGGTTCGACGTCGGCGGATACGCCCCGCTCTCGCGAAAGATCGGCCAGCGCGAGTCGATCTCCCCCGCCGAGGCCCGCGAACTGCGCCTTCGGTACGGGGAGCTGCTGAAGCGAGACGTGAACGACCTGCTCGAAGACCAACGGCGGAGCGGACGGTAA
- a CDS encoding alcohol dehydrogenase catalytic domain-containing protein — protein MHTAAFTELVGPEGVSIVDEPTPEPGPGEAVVDVEACAINRHDLWILEGDSAMVDTGDLPFVSGLDVAGVVASVGDDVSAVEPGDRVVLCPNETCGTCRFCRDGPENLCENFSLYHGGLAESALVTADRLVALPDSVDVTTAAALPTAYMTAFHMLRRAEVGPGDLLFVPGATGGVGVASVQLADVLGARTVGTSSSATKLDQLSALGLDYAVEGTDVEELRPAVRDIGTPDAVLNHLGGSYTELGLELLRRGGRMVVCGRTAGSRSEIDVPDLFLGHKRVIGSTMGTQLDLERLVDLVADGSLSPEVHETYPLEETGAAFAAMAERDHVGKIVVTV, from the coding sequence ATGCACACCGCAGCATTCACCGAACTCGTCGGTCCCGAGGGCGTGAGCATCGTCGACGAACCGACACCGGAACCGGGGCCCGGAGAAGCGGTCGTCGACGTCGAAGCGTGCGCCATCAACCGCCACGACCTCTGGATTCTCGAAGGTGACTCCGCGATGGTCGATACCGGCGATCTTCCGTTCGTCAGCGGTCTCGACGTCGCCGGCGTCGTAGCGTCCGTCGGCGACGACGTGAGTGCGGTCGAGCCGGGCGACCGAGTCGTCCTCTGTCCGAACGAGACGTGCGGAACCTGTCGATTCTGCCGGGACGGTCCCGAGAACCTCTGCGAGAACTTCTCGCTGTACCACGGCGGCCTCGCTGAATCCGCGCTCGTGACGGCGGACCGCCTCGTCGCACTCCCCGATTCCGTCGACGTGACCACCGCGGCGGCGTTGCCGACCGCCTACATGACCGCCTTCCACATGCTGCGGCGCGCCGAGGTCGGGCCCGGCGACCTGCTGTTCGTTCCGGGGGCGACCGGCGGCGTCGGCGTCGCAAGCGTGCAACTGGCGGACGTGCTCGGCGCACGAACGGTCGGCACGTCCTCCTCGGCGACGAAGCTCGACCAGTTGTCGGCGTTGGGACTCGATTATGCCGTTGAGGGAACCGACGTAGAGGAGCTTCGGCCCGCCGTTCGAGATATCGGGACGCCGGACGCCGTGCTCAACCACCTCGGCGGGTCGTACACCGAACTCGGGTTGGAGCTCCTCCGTCGCGGGGGCCGGATGGTCGTCTGCGGGCGGACCGCGGGCAGTCGCTCCGAGATCGACGTTCCCGACCTGTTTCTCGGACACAAGCGCGTCATCGGCAGCACGATGGGAACGCAGTTGGACCTCGAACGACTGGTCGACCTCGTCGCCGACGGCTCGCTCTCGCCGGAGGTACACGAGACGTATCCGCTCGAAGAGACGGGCGCGGCGTTTGCCGCGATGGCCGAACGCGACCACGTGGGGAAAATCGTCGTGACGGTGTGA
- a CDS encoding helix-turn-helix transcriptional regulator translates to MIHNTTQGALDDISYLARSHHRVPMLVALATRPQSGANLRELSDVSASTVRRTLREFEARNWVHRNGFRYEATELGVFVASAVETLVEQIETERKLRDLWHWLPGEESDFGVDTCVDAVVTVAESDNPYRPVNRFVSLLRETDQFRFVGVNISLIEPCKDEFREWILDGMRAEIIDPPNVAQHILETYPDHCSGPLESGNLSVRIHDALPPYGVCLFDHRVGVCGYNHDSGTVRVLIDSETVEAREWAEVVYESYRRESRPLRRETVPE, encoded by the coding sequence GTGATACATAATACCACACAAGGTGCGCTCGACGACATCAGCTACCTCGCGCGCTCACATCACCGCGTACCTATGCTGGTGGCGCTCGCAACCCGTCCGCAGAGCGGGGCCAATCTACGTGAACTCTCGGACGTCTCGGCCTCGACCGTTCGACGGACGCTCCGCGAGTTCGAGGCGCGAAACTGGGTACACAGAAACGGCTTCCGGTACGAGGCGACGGAACTCGGCGTGTTCGTCGCCTCGGCAGTCGAGACGCTCGTCGAACAGATCGAGACGGAGCGAAAGCTTCGCGACCTCTGGCACTGGCTTCCGGGCGAGGAGAGCGACTTCGGGGTCGACACCTGCGTAGACGCCGTCGTCACCGTCGCCGAGTCGGACAACCCGTATCGACCGGTGAACCGGTTCGTCTCGCTGCTCCGAGAGACCGACCAGTTTCGGTTCGTCGGCGTCAATATCTCCCTGATCGAACCCTGCAAGGACGAGTTCCGAGAGTGGATTCTCGACGGGATGCGCGCGGAGATAATCGATCCGCCGAACGTCGCCCAGCACATCCTCGAAACGTACCCGGACCACTGTTCGGGACCGCTCGAAAGCGGCAATCTCAGCGTGAGAATACACGACGCTCTCCCGCCGTACGGCGTCTGTCTCTTCGACCACCGAGTGGGCGTCTGCGGCTACAACCACGACAGTGGAACGGTTCGAGTGTTGATAGACTCCGAGACCGTGGAGGCGCGCGAGTGGGCGGAGGTCGTGTACGAGTCGTACCGCCGCGAGAGTCGGCCGCTCCGTCGCGAGACGGTTCCGGAGTGA
- a CDS encoding DUF1059 domain-containing protein yields MTRAHKLDCESAAADCRFIVQSEDEAEAIELARRHMQNVHGREYNDEELRTEHLQVV; encoded by the coding sequence ATGACACGCGCACACAAACTTGACTGCGAGTCGGCCGCCGCGGACTGCCGATTCATCGTTCAGTCGGAAGACGAGGCGGAAGCGATAGAACTGGCGAGGCGGCACATGCAGAACGTCCACGGCAGAGAGTACAACGACGAGGAACTCCGAACGGAGCATCTACAGGTCGTCTGA
- a CDS encoding alpha/beta hydrolase: MQIDYTQPEIDSSELRAETLDSDARTLLDALKDADAPDLTQLSPEQARVLLGDLFTPNVEPESVESVDEQKIPAYGRDIRVRIYDPDPGQTLPAVVYFHGGGWVVGNLNTHDKVARALANKGECVVVSVDYRKAPEHPFPAAVEDAYLATKWTADNAEELGGGAGLAVAGESAGATLATVVAQMAVDKDLGAPKIDHQLLFYPVTNHGFDTLSYELNADNYFLTTRGMVWFWNHYLRDDIDGANLRASPLRAPERVLAELPPVTLYSTGYDPLRTEQFAYGRALADAGVPVDHTHYEDMIHDFANMSQLADPFTAIEAANDVHERAGKALREAFE, translated from the coding sequence ATGCAGATTGATTACACTCAACCAGAGATTGATTCCAGTGAGCTTCGAGCTGAAACCCTTGATTCAGACGCACGAACCCTGTTAGACGCACTGAAGGACGCGGACGCGCCCGACCTCACGCAGTTATCGCCTGAACAAGCCCGAGTACTTCTCGGCGACCTGTTTACTCCAAACGTCGAACCCGAATCGGTTGAGTCAGTCGACGAACAGAAAATCCCGGCATACGGACGTGACATCCGGGTGCGAATCTACGACCCAGATCCGGGACAAACCCTCCCCGCCGTCGTCTACTTCCACGGCGGCGGCTGGGTCGTTGGAAACCTCAACACCCACGACAAGGTGGCCCGCGCGCTGGCAAATAAGGGCGAGTGCGTCGTCGTCTCTGTTGACTACCGAAAAGCGCCAGAGCATCCGTTCCCCGCTGCCGTGGAGGATGCTTACCTTGCGACGAAATGGACTGCTGACAACGCTGAGGAACTTGGTGGGGGCGCGGGGCTAGCTGTCGCCGGTGAGAGTGCTGGAGCAACTCTCGCAACTGTAGTCGCACAGATGGCCGTCGACAAAGACCTTGGCGCGCCTAAGATCGATCATCAACTGCTATTCTATCCGGTGACGAATCACGGATTCGACACTCTCTCGTACGAGCTGAACGCTGATAATTACTTTCTGACGACTCGAGGAATGGTCTGGTTCTGGAACCACTATCTCCGAGACGACATTGATGGGGCAAACCTTCGGGCATCCCCGCTACGGGCTCCCGAGCGAGTTCTTGCCGAGCTTCCACCAGTAACCCTGTACTCCACCGGTTATGATCCGCTTCGGACTGAACAATTCGCGTACGGAAGGGCGCTTGCCGATGCAGGTGTCCCTGTCGATCACACTCATTACGAAGATATGATTCACGACTTCGCAAACATGAGTCAACTTGCGGATCCCTTCACTGCGATTGAAGCAGCAAACGATGTACATGAACGCGCCGGTAAAGCGCTTCGAGAGGCGTTCGAATAG
- a CDS encoding sulfite oxidase-like oxidoreductase, translated as MVDRDVTSLHEEFNGERLPPGQRQTERFPVLSKSGTPSWDMETWEFSVTGAVKNELSYSWKEFSELPQERQRQDFHCVTGWSRFNNEFSGVPFPTIAQQADVVDDAVHVLFNSLDGYSTDLPLSECMRAEVIFALGLDGQPLPSEHGGPLRVVTPHKYAYKGAKWVTNITFLTEQKRGYWEKRGYSSAANPWKEERYSTF; from the coding sequence ATGGTAGACCGAGATGTCACTTCACTTCATGAGGAATTCAACGGAGAACGATTACCGCCGGGACAACGTCAGACAGAGAGATTTCCTGTACTCTCAAAGAGCGGTACGCCGTCCTGGGATATGGAAACATGGGAGTTTTCAGTAACAGGTGCAGTCAAGAACGAATTGTCGTATTCTTGGAAAGAATTCAGTGAGCTCCCACAAGAACGACAGCGTCAAGATTTTCACTGTGTGACCGGGTGGAGTAGATTCAATAACGAGTTCTCAGGGGTACCGTTCCCAACAATCGCTCAACAAGCTGATGTTGTTGATGATGCTGTTCATGTACTCTTCAATTCCTTAGACGGCTACTCCACGGATCTTCCGTTATCAGAGTGCATGCGTGCCGAAGTTATCTTCGCACTTGGATTAGATGGACAGCCTCTCCCATCGGAACACGGTGGACCTCTTCGCGTCGTGACGCCCCACAAATATGCGTATAAAGGGGCGAAGTGGGTTACGAACATTACTTTCCTAACCGAACAGAAGCGGGGATACTGGGAGAAACGCGGATACTCCTCGGCTGCAAACCCGTGGAAAGAAGAACGATATAGTACCTTTTGA
- a CDS encoding alpha/beta fold hydrolase: MAQIEVEEGVELFVQDWGSGTPLVFVHGWPLSHRMFEYQYIQLPREDIRCIGIDLRGYGQSSKPWSEYDFDMFADDLKTVLDELNVDDVILAGFSMGGGVVTRYMSRHNEEHVAKLALLGAASPILAKKPDFPEGVDGAAFMDLAEGCYVDRAKVSSDFADSMFHSAPTPELKDWLQNMSMESSPQAMADSIEAVGEMDLRSDLSDISVPTLICHGVHDQACPFELTAVKLHDGIENTELVRFEESGHALFYEEKEKLNRELIEFIT; the protein is encoded by the coding sequence ATGGCCCAAATAGAAGTTGAAGAGGGAGTAGAACTGTTCGTTCAGGACTGGGGATCGGGTACCCCGCTCGTGTTTGTTCATGGGTGGCCACTGAGCCACAGGATGTTCGAATATCAGTACATCCAACTCCCGAGGGAAGACATCCGCTGTATCGGTATCGATCTCCGTGGCTATGGACAGTCCAGTAAACCGTGGAGTGAATACGACTTTGACATGTTCGCTGACGACCTCAAGACGGTTCTCGACGAACTCAATGTCGACGATGTAATACTTGCGGGCTTTTCGATGGGTGGGGGAGTCGTCACCCGGTATATGAGCCGCCATAACGAAGAACACGTGGCAAAATTGGCGTTGCTTGGTGCTGCGAGTCCTATTCTGGCCAAGAAACCCGACTTTCCGGAAGGCGTCGATGGCGCCGCGTTCATGGACCTTGCCGAGGGATGCTACGTGGACCGGGCGAAGGTAAGCAGCGACTTCGCCGATTCGATGTTTCACTCCGCACCGACTCCCGAACTGAAAGATTGGCTCCAGAACATGAGCATGGAATCGTCGCCGCAGGCCATGGCCGATTCGATCGAAGCGGTGGGCGAGATGGATCTTCGTTCCGACCTCTCGGACATCTCCGTTCCGACGCTCATCTGTCACGGTGTCCACGATCAGGCCTGTCCGTTCGAGCTGACGGCAGTGAAGCTTCACGACGGAATCGAAAACACGGAGCTCGTTCGCTTCGAGGAGAGTGGTCATGCACTCTTCTACGAGGAAAAAGAGAAACTCAACAGGGAGTTGATAGAGTTCATCACATAG
- a CDS encoding tyrosine-type recombinase/integrase, translated as MPEKHNGIPLTTGKFEAQLNDRQLTSYTEHRRKFIEWMLTCGKDPKRGEGYAPSTVKSRAYRLDNFYRLVWDAEGHYTEHITTAHANAWVELLKDTDYSETYKASCVKALLSFFNWRADRTNSEQTWEPPYRFSSNSAHQPRDYLRKDERSRIREAALEFGSVPNYYSVSQKDRREWNAYLAQRFGKPIRDVTAADWQDANSWKIPSIIWSALDAGLRPIEVGRARVTWVDTTNQVLRIPKEDSAKNTENWETSLQSRTVMALERWLEERELHEKYDDTDALWLTRYGNPYSSQSLNPLLAKLCDEAGIEYANRNLTWYSIRHSVGTYMTREEDLKAAATQFRHKTTRTTVKYDQAPVEDRRDALKRMG; from the coding sequence ATGCCCGAAAAACACAACGGAATACCCCTTACCACAGGTAAGTTTGAGGCTCAACTCAACGATCGACAGCTCACGTCCTATACTGAACATCGACGTAAATTCATCGAGTGGATGCTCACCTGTGGAAAAGACCCGAAACGCGGAGAAGGATACGCTCCCAGCACCGTGAAATCACGAGCATACCGTCTCGACAACTTCTATCGACTCGTCTGGGACGCAGAAGGACACTACACGGAACACATCACCACCGCTCACGCAAATGCCTGGGTTGAACTCCTGAAAGACACAGACTATTCAGAGACCTACAAAGCATCCTGCGTCAAAGCGCTACTCTCGTTTTTCAATTGGCGAGCCGACCGCACCAACAGTGAGCAAACGTGGGAACCGCCATACCGGTTCAGTAGTAACTCCGCACATCAGCCCCGTGATTATCTGCGGAAGGATGAACGCAGCCGCATCCGTGAAGCAGCATTAGAATTCGGTTCAGTACCGAATTACTACTCGGTGAGTCAGAAGGATCGAAGAGAATGGAACGCGTATCTAGCCCAACGATTCGGAAAGCCAATTCGCGATGTTACTGCCGCTGACTGGCAGGATGCGAACAGCTGGAAAATCCCCTCAATCATCTGGTCTGCCTTGGATGCTGGGCTGCGACCAATCGAAGTTGGACGTGCTCGCGTGACTTGGGTTGATACGACAAATCAGGTTCTTCGGATTCCTAAAGAAGACTCCGCGAAGAACACGGAAAATTGGGAGACTAGCCTGCAGAGTCGGACTGTAATGGCGCTTGAGCGATGGCTTGAGGAACGAGAATTGCATGAAAAGTACGACGATACCGATGCTTTGTGGTTGACGCGGTACGGGAATCCGTACAGCAGCCAGTCGTTGAATCCGTTGTTAGCGAAACTGTGCGATGAGGCAGGAATCGAGTATGCGAATCGTAACTTGACGTGGTATTCGATTCGCCATTCAGTCGGGACGTATATGACGCGTGAGGAGGATCTGAAAGCAGCTGCAACGCAGTTTCGGCACAAAACAACGAGAACGACGGTCAAATACGATCAAGCCCCGGTTGAGGACAGGAGGGACGCACTCAAACGAATGGGCTAA